The window GGTGGTATCAGGTAAAGGCAGATGCGGAATCTCCAACCAAAGTGTGATATGGATAATAGAGGGAAAAAACCCAACGATTTCTCATCAAGCCGCGCTTGGCAACCCGCAGGCTGCTTTTAGCGTCCTCGCGGCGTGCACCTGTGTTTGCTTACCCCCCTCTTTTACAGAACCAAACTTGACTTTGCCTCCTCGCCTGCCTTCCCttgcctgcctacctaccttgctTAGGCTGCCTACCTAGATAGACTTTAACTGTGGCCGGCCACCAACTTCTGACTTGCTCCATTCCGATCGACTTCCACCGTTTCTGCCTCCTTCTCAACTCATAAACCAGCCCACATCGCACGTCAATTGCCCAATGGTTTTCCTTAACCGCGACTAACGTACCCTCGAAAACGGGTCCTCGCTGACCGTGATCCATCTTTCAAGCTCCCACCTCATTGTGTGTATCTGCGATTACCACCTCCTAGTTACTTGCCGACAAGCTTCGCCGAATCTTGCGacacctaggtaggtagacagaCACAGTAACGCTTCGCTTGACAGGCTTTGGCCCATGTGGGTTGCATTACCCTCGtgcttccccttctcccttttCCTCGCCGAACATAGACGACCTGACCCAAGGTAGCGAACCGGGCCTGGAGTAGTTGCGCCGGAGCAATGTCGGCTTTGCCCGACCCTTTAGTGAGGAGGAATCGGGGTTTCCTAGGCGGCGACAGCTCCGCTTTGTCCGCCCGAGACCGTCAGGTACGTCCGGTCCGGTCCTCGTTGTCAACGATTCCAATCTAGTCCTGTGCCACTTGTGTGGTTCCGCTCCGtacgccgcgccgcgcctCAATGAGCCGCATCTCGGGCGTCGTCCCATATTCTGTGGTCTTCTCTATCTCATCCCATCATTCTTCTGTCTCCGTCTTTTTTTATCTCGCAACCTGCCTCTTCAATGCACCACTAACTTATCGACCCCAGGACCGCAGCCAATTGCGTTATGAGCTCGATCTCAACTCATGGAATCTTCGGATCTGGGGCGTGGCCGCCTCCGGGTTCTTGACAGACTCGTAGGCCCAGCCCTTTTCTGCTCTTCATCATAACTATCCTCAACTGACCGCTGTGTTCAAGCTACAATCTCTTTTCCACCAATGTCATTCTCGCATCCATTGCCTTTGTATACTGGCCTTCCCCTGGTGCAAGGTGGCAAGGGCTGCTCATCAACTTTTTTACTCTACTGGGCTCTGTCATCGGCCAGTTACTGTTTGGCTTTCTCGCCGACTTTTATGGTCGAACCCGTCTCTACGGCATCGAGCTTGTACTGGTTATCGTATCGACAATCGGTGTAGCCACTAGCAGCTACGGTTTCGACGACATGAGCTTTCTGGGCCTCTTCATCTGGGTGCGTGATCATTTGCCTGCCCACTTCGGAGATGACCATTTCTGGATCATACGATACTTGCTAATATATGATGGGTCAACAGTGGCGCTTTGTGATGGGGATTGGTTAGTGGATGTTCTATAACGCGGTGCCTGCACACATGGATATCCCAACTGACGCGGCAACACAGGTATTGGCGCAGAATATCCTCTCAGCGCTGTTATCACCTCTGAGTGGTCCAGTACCCAGTCGAGGGGAACCATGATCTCTTCCGTAAGCTGCTGCTGACGCCTGCTGGTGAATGTGTGATTCAATACTGACGGCGTTTTGCAAGACATTCATGATGCAACCCATCGGCCAAGCACTGGCCCAACTCGTAGGTCTCTGGGTACTCCTCGGTCGCGAAAAAAGTGAAGGTCTGCAGGCAATGCAGTGCGGTCTCGATTTGAAGTTCGACAGGGAGTGCCGCCGTACCGTGGACGGTATCTGGCGCATCGTCATTGGTTCCGGGGCCGTCCCCGCCCTGCTGGCCATCATATTCCGTTTTTTCCTATTCGACTGTGGACTGTACAGTCTTGAAGTCAGAAATAAGCCTGGGATAGCCCTAAGAAATACGCAGAGGGTCTACGGCGCCCCTGCTGGCGCGACGGCGGGATATCCCATGACCCCCAACGACGGTGTGCATGCCACCGACTCACAGCAGCCCATGCCTATCCAGTTTTCCAAGGACGACTTGTACAAGTATTTTATCGAAGATGGGAATTGGTACTATTTGTT is drawn from Colletotrichum destructivum chromosome 6, complete sequence and contains these coding sequences:
- a CDS encoding Putative major facilitator, sugar transporter, major facilitator superfamily — protein: MSALPDPLVRRNRGFLGGDSSALSARDRQDRSQLRYELDLNSWNLRIWGVAASGFLTDSYNLFSTNVILASIAFVYWPSPGARWQGLLINFFTLLGSVIGQLLFGFLADFYGRTRLYGIELVLVIVSTIGVATSSYGFDDMSFLGLFIWWRFVMGIGIGAEYPLSAVITSEWSSTQSRGTMISSTFMMQPIGQALAQLVGLWVLLGREKSEGLQAMQCGLDLKFDRECRRTVDGIWRIVIGSGAVPALLAIIFRFFLFDCGLYSLEVRNKPGIALRNTQRVYGAPAGATAGYPMTPNDGVHATDSQQPMPIQFSKDDLYKYFIEDGNWYYLLGTAATWFFLDVSFYGLSLDNRGTLSDMWATTGPTPIDDRLPCWNSKFPDGNATARVWSQTGLPVWQTDATLPCNTIYDVLLEQAKQYLLTVSIASIAGSACFVMAANRIPRRLWLTVSFFVLAILFVITGCVYYGVNRTPGAPATVVFVALCHFMFNFGANTLTFIIPAEIFPTCYRCTCHGISAAAGKLGSIVALLVVYGINSSYTAANRQGLIFLLFGSFVAVGAVFSWAYLPDSQRWTVDEDGRRVLEQKTLEELGEGRERARQLGEVITVKEKWHDLKRRRASPEPSQAADP